Proteins encoded together in one Methanocalculus alkaliphilus window:
- a CDS encoding AAA family ATPase, which produces MGGPVLQELCLKNILSFGPDAQPIPLSSLNVIIGPNGSGKSNLIEAISLLAAAPKDLSAPVREAGGVRDWLWKGADSPKATIEAILSLPSHPEMPIRHTISFREHGNRFEVTAERIETSAPYPGYDEPYYYYRNDAGFIRLKGRARSEAMQVSEGDGGEERQLPRDTIDPERSVLSQVKDPYYYPVLTGLNEVYSGIHIYRDWTFGRYAPPRQPQRTDLPSRYLRANSENLALILNKLALHDKTTILEALNALYPEIDDYHIQIVDGGGVQVYLKEGSCDIPATRLSDGTLRYLCLLAILCHPTPPPLICIEEPELGLHPDVLPTLADLMVSASERCQLIVTTHSDILVDALTDIPESVLVCEKRNGSTHLQRLKHDELKDWLERYSLGELWIKGEIGGKRW; this is translated from the coding sequence ATGGGGGGGCCTGTTTTACAAGAGCTGTGTCTGAAGAATATCCTCTCATTTGGTCCGGATGCTCAGCCGATCCCGTTATCATCACTCAATGTCATTATTGGACCGAATGGATCGGGGAAGTCCAATCTTATTGAAGCGATCAGCCTCCTTGCCGCAGCTCCAAAGGATCTCTCAGCTCCGGTCCGAGAGGCAGGGGGTGTCAGAGACTGGTTATGGAAGGGGGCAGACAGCCCTAAAGCCACAATTGAAGCCATCCTGTCGCTACCTTCCCATCCGGAGATGCCAATTCGCCATACCATCTCATTTCGTGAACATGGAAACCGTTTTGAAGTGACTGCTGAGCGGATCGAGACATCAGCGCCATATCCGGGATATGATGAACCATACTATTACTACCGGAATGATGCAGGGTTTATCAGGCTCAAGGGGAGAGCCAGATCAGAGGCGATGCAGGTCTCTGAGGGGGATGGTGGTGAAGAGCGCCAGCTCCCCCGGGATACGATAGATCCCGAACGATCCGTCCTCTCTCAGGTGAAAGATCCATACTACTACCCTGTACTCACCGGCCTGAATGAGGTATATAGCGGAATTCATATCTACCGTGACTGGACATTTGGGCGGTACGCTCCCCCACGCCAGCCACAGAGGACCGACCTGCCCTCACGATATCTTCGTGCAAATAGTGAAAACCTTGCTCTGATCCTGAACAAACTTGCATTACATGATAAAACAACAATTCTTGAGGCGCTCAATGCCCTGTACCCGGAGATCGATGATTATCATATCCAGATCGTCGATGGGGGCGGGGTCCAGGTGTACCTGAAAGAGGGATCATGTGACATCCCTGCAACCCGGCTCTCGGATGGAACCCTCAGGTATCTCTGTCTTCTTGCTATCCTCTGTCATCCGACTCCTCCGCCACTCATCTGCATCGAAGAGCCAGAGCTTGGGCTGCATCCGGATGTCCTCCCGACGCTTGCTGATCTGATGGTCTCTGCATCTGAACGGTGCCAGTTGATCGTGACGACTCACTCTGATATACTGGTGGATGCACTGACAGACATTCCCGAGTCTGTTCTCGTCTGTGAGAAGAGGAATGGAAGCACACATCTGCAGAGGCTGAAGCATGATGAGCTGAAGGACTGGCTTGAACGCTATAGTCTGGGTGAGCTCTGGATTAAGGGAGAGATCGGAGGGAAACGCTGGTGA
- a CDS encoding DUF4276 family protein has translation MPRLVASGSRDDTFSDFKIALKSRKDRYIAMLIDSEDPVQNPEKPWGHLRKRDGWDRPDRSDDEDILLMMTCMETWIALDREALREYYNKRGKIQESALPPLSGIEGRHRHDVQNGLMQATRNTTQPYAKGKVSFELVGMLNPDVLEEHLVAFQRMKRILDEKLQGRVKNDTS, from the coding sequence ATGCCACGGCTTGTTGCGAGTGGCAGCCGTGATGATACATTCTCTGACTTCAAAATCGCTCTCAAAAGCCGAAAAGACAGGTATATAGCGATGCTGATTGATAGCGAAGATCCCGTCCAGAATCCGGAAAAGCCCTGGGGCCATCTCAGGAAGCGTGATGGTTGGGATCGACCTGATCGGTCTGATGATGAGGATATCCTGCTGATGATGACCTGCATGGAGACATGGATCGCTCTTGATCGTGAGGCACTGAGAGAGTATTACAACAAACGTGGAAAGATCCAGGAATCTGCTCTTCCTCCCCTTTCGGGGATCGAAGGGCGCCATCGCCATGATGTACAGAATGGGTTGATGCAGGCCACGCGAAACACCACCCAACCATATGCAAAGGGGAAGGTTTCGTTTGAACTGGTAGGCATGCTCAATCCTGATGTTCTGGAAGAACATCTCGTGGCGTTCCAGCGCATGAAACGTATTCTGGATGAGAAACTACAAGGGAGAGTAAAAAATGACACTTCTTGA